Part of the Fusarium musae strain F31 chromosome 3, whole genome shotgun sequence genome, GGAGATAGTACTTATgtcaagtcagtcagtcattGAGGGCGTTTGATGTTGTTCACGGTggcttataaagtataggtTTAATTGGGCAGCTCGCAAGCTCAACAGGCGTCTCGATCAACTTGGTGCTACAACCTTCTTTGATCCCTTTGAGGCGGACGAACAATTTCCAGATGGGTCAGCTCTTATTTCCCTAGGTCTCTCGTCGAAGTAGCTAATGTTGTGGATAGTATTGACGGAAGTTTTGTGCGTTGGGGTGAGCGACTTTACAACCACTTACTTGAACACCATCCTCCCCCTACTGGACTTGAGCCTATCCCTGATGAGGTTATTCTCCCCGCTAAATGGTCCCTAAAGAGTCCTCTCACTGGAAATTCAATAAGAAACGGCCATGTATCTCCGATAACTTCCAACCTTCCCCCCTCTTCACCCCTTCCTATCCCCAATGGTTGGAAAGCGACTCTGGTTGGAAACGACAGACTCACACCAGAGAAGCACTGGCAAGATGTCCGCCTCATCTCATTTGACATTCCACGTCGTGATGGAGACAAGTTGTGTTGCGTCCCTGGAGATTGCCTGACTATCTACCCTAAAAACTTCCCCCAAGACGTCCAGAAGCTCATTACCCTCATGGGCTGGGAAGAGGTGGCCGACAAATCCCTTGACCTCTCATTATGCGAATCTCTTCCTACGAACCTCCATATAGATCCCAAATGCACACTGAGAGAGCTACTTTTGAATAACATCGACTTCACTGCAATCCCTCGGAGATCATTCCTCAAGAACATGTCTTACTTCTCCACCAATCCAGACCACAAGGAGCGGCTTCTCGAGTTCACCATGACTGAGTACCTTGATGAATATTTCGACTACGCAACTAGGTCAAGGCGATCTATTCTCGAGGTCTTGGAGGAGTTTACATCCGTCAAACTACCTGCCGAGCGTCTCTTCGATATTTTCCCCATTATTCGCGGACGAGACTTTAGCATTGCCAATGGTGGCGAGCATCAAAATCATCCGacagacaaggacaagactcGTGTCGAGCTTTTGGTCGCTTTAGTCAAATACAAAACTGTCCTTCGCAAACCTCGCGAGGGCCTCTGCTCTCGTTATCTCGATAACATTCCCTTGGACTCCATTCTTACTGTCACACGCAAACCAGTTCTCTCACCCATTCATGGCCTACAGAATGCCCGACGGCCTCTAGTTGCCATCGCCACAGGCACAGGCCTTGCCCCAATACGGGCCCTTATTCACGAGCGCCTCACGCACCCATCACCAGGACCGATGTACCTCTTCTTTGGGAACCGCAACCGTGAGGCCGATTATTTCTTCCAGCAAGAACTTGACGCCGCCGTGCGTGAGGGACATCTTAATGTGTTTTTAGCATTCTCGCGTGATCAGCGAAATAAGATCTATGTCCAGGACAGGCTACGCGAAGAGGCCAAGAGAATCGAGGAGGCAATCCTCGACAATGGAATATTCTGCGTCTGTGGTGGTTCAACCAAGATGGCGGATGCGGCTAAGAAGGCAGTGTTTGGCCCCTTCTCGGAGGGAGTAAATGATACAGAGGAGCGCAAGAAGATTCTGGCAGCATTGACATGGTGGCAGGAGATATGGTAAGACATTGTCAATAGAAAATATAGTACATACTTTATACATCAGCATACAAGCATGATAATATCAGGAGCACATGATAAGCATATCATCATGTGGTTGATTATAAATTGAATGAGAACTATCCTTCTCTTTTGTATTTGAGACTGACATATCAAGACAAATCATAACGCTCGCTCATGCAAATTCGAAAAAGAAAACGGTATACCAGCCTCAATGGACTGGGGGTTTTAACCAGTCTGGGCCAGATATTACTCTGGCAATCTGTGGCATTACTTGAATCAGCTGGATATCACACTGACCACGGCCGATACCAGGCCAGTCCGTAGACCTCGTCCCTTCCGTGTTTCTCGTCAGCAAAGCCAGGATTCTCCTGCTAGCCTGGTCATTATGAGAATAAGGCGCACTGCAACCAGCTCATTACTCCCAGCTATAACGCCTTTCAGCCAGTTGCGGTACATGAACCAAATCCTCGCCAGGATTGATGCGCTCTCGGCTTTGTGAAATATCAGGCTGATCTATCGAAGGATTTTGTGGGGGATCTTCTATCACAGAATTCACGGATGAGCCGTTTGCACCTAGATCCAACCGCCTCGATGGTCCTTCTGCGCTGTGTCTTTCCTCGTCGACAGTGAAATTACTTCCCAGAGTATCAACAGAGCCGTGCCGATGCGAGGACTCATCAGTGGCTTGATAGTCTTCATCTGATAGAATTTGTGGAGCGGCGTGGCGGGAGAAGCGCGCGTTCTTGGGTAATGCCCCAAGAAATACAACATTTGATGGATCAATGGGTGTCCGTTGAACTGCTCGCTGTTGTAGCTCGTTCGATGGTTTCGATGAAGAGTGAGGTTCAAGTTCTGAATGAGTGCCACCTATTGCCATGGAGTTAATGGTATAGTGGTCCGAAGTCGGAGAAAGGGGTGAGTTTGGTAATGAAATACTGTCGGCAGTTGGCGATACTGGTGTAGTAGTTGGAGAAGGTGCCTCGATGGGACGGCCATTCGCATCGAAGCCCGGAGTGAGTGGAGATGGCAGCGGTATCGAGCTTGTATTCGTACCCCCTTGTTGTGTTGTTTTTagagatgttgatggcgataGTTGTAGGGCCACAGGCGGACCATTTGTTGGGTCTGGTTGGTATATGGCTTTCTCTGCGGGTATCTCCGTCCCGTCAGCAGGGGGGGTATATGTTGGGACTGGTCCTTGGAGTTGTTTCTCCAATTTCCTCCGGGCTATCTCGTAGGCAGTCATGTTATGCGTGCTGTCGGTACCCATCTCCGTATCATCGTTCCATGAcatgccatcatcgccatcgagTTCTGCTACTGGAAGTGGTGCTGACATCTCGTGGATCTGAGTATCGGGAGCTTCGGCAACCTTTTCTCTATCATTGATGCCATCTCCTGCTTGCTGAGTCGAGGAGTTTCGTCCGAGAATTTTCAAAAACAATATGACCAAAGGGGATTTGGGTGATCGCGATGCGCTATTTGGCGTAAGATCCTGATCCTCTGATGGCAGGTCATTTCCTTTGGCTGCTCGCTTGCGTTTGCGTCGAAAGTACAACGACACAAACAAAGTTGCTGCacagacgacgaagacacCCAACCCAACACCCACTCCTATTCCAATCACCTGTCCATCTGAAAGCCCACCTTCATCCTCTGCATATGGTGGAGGATAGGGACTGTCGTCGGACTGTTCGATGGCCGTCAGTTCCGAGTTTGTCGGTGGCTCGTCAGGGAAAAGAGCTTGATGGATTGAGAAGACGCCCTCATCATACTTCGTTATAAGGTAGGACTCCTGTAGAAAGGAACGGCCTAGTATGTAGGAGCCGCTATTCTTCGCCTTTCTTAGCATAAAGTAAGGGATTGCTGGGTCACCATATTGGATCGTATCAGGCATGAAAGGATATTGCAGTAAGCCTACAAAGGCTCTCAAAGGTATGGTAATATTGACGATACCTGGTACATTGTAAGGGTCGCCAAAGTTATCGTTATCGTCAAAGCTTGAAAGCACAAAGGTAAGCTCGAATGACTCGTCATTTGTATAGTCACGGTACTGATCGTCACTTAGGGTGTAAAGTTCGAAGGTACTGTTATACGTCAAGTTAAGAGCTTGGGCAAATTGATCGCAAGCCTCGTCTGGTAGCCACAGGTAGGGAGTGCTGCTATCGATGATGGCGAAGAAAGATGAGTTCCATTGGGAGAGCaaaggttgttgagattcCCAAGAACTAGGAACATCTTGGCCTTCGGCAGGTGTGATCTGAATGCCACGTACCATAGGGCGCTCCAGGTTGTCTTCCTGGCTGAGCGTGAAGACGTTATCGTGCTGTTTAAACCTTGGCGCTTCGACGCCTCCAAGAGTCAAGGATACAGGTGTATTTCCTAGTTATGTTAGCGACCTTGACAACAGAAGTTGTATGGAGGACAGCATACTGTAGTATGCTCCAGCTGTATATCCGAAGCTGTAGCTTGGAATCAGTCCATACGTTCCAACTGCTTGGGTCAATGGTGAATCCGCCACAGTGCCATTGAAGTTACTCTGTGTGATCCCCAAACCGAAGAGACCGTTCAAGTAGTTGGTCGTGTTTATGGTCGCTATTAGCACACCGTCCATGGTATACGGATCATCATTGAGAGGGCTTTGCGTGCTGATAACATCACGCCCGTAGTTGCCATTCCCATCGTAACCAAGATAGCTTAAACCTAACTGCCATGTACCTAATGGGCTCCAATCGCTAGATTGTTGAGGATTATAGATGCCTCCCCGAGCGGCGATACAGTGAGGCTCCTCTGTTAAAGTGTTAATGGCAGAACCAGAGTAGAAAGGGTATCAATAACTCCTTAAGTTTGAGAGGTCAAACTTAAGAACGTTCGGACAAGAGAGGAAAACATACTGGGTAGACAACCTCCTGGTCCAATGGCCCAGAATTCGGAGAGAGCCGTGCTCACCAGAACCTCAATGGCCTGTGAGTTTGAACCCAGGGAAAATGAGATGGTAGACCAATTGCCATCGCTTCCAGTCCTGTCTTGTGTATTAACATCGACTGCAACAAAAAAGGACCGAGCAACGTACCAACCACCAGAAGGCAACAAAACAGGTGCAGGATCACGGGCTTGTGCGAGTTGCACGAGAAAGAAGTACGATCCAAGGATAATTGACCACATCTCGAGTCTGGCAGAGAGATGTGAGAAAGCCTATCGTTTTTTACCCAGACCAGAAAGGTCATCCTAGGTTCGAAGCAAACATCAAATGAGATTTCTTGAGCCGATAGAGTGGAGGTGACCGCAATGCGGCACATTCAAGGTCGCGATTCACACCAAACAACGATCCCAGTGTCTAGTCGAGGGTTGCAGTGCGGTTAACACTAACAGCAGCAGAGCGACAAGGAGCCGAAtccttcttggtgatggccGTTACTACTCAAAGCTGGGGCGGAATAAAGATTCGTTCAAGCTAACAGCCGGAAAGAGCGTAAACCAGTGAAGTTGGTGACAATGGAACCGAGAGTTTGTTGGAGTAGCCAGGGCGAGGCGACTGAAGATCAACGAGTTCTGGCCTTGTGCCCCTTCCATTGGCCTGGGACTGAAAAGAAAGCCACAGAGTAGCGTTACATGGTTTTGGCCATGTCTAGCTTGGCTTGGCCCCCAAAGCTATGGTGCGGAGCGCGGAGTGTTCCTTGGCGTTCACTAGGCCATCCCGAAGAGGTTGCAGGGGTAATTTGTTCGTTATTGGCTGAGTTGAACAACCTTATCAGCCGGAGGAGTtccctcctccatcttgaatACTGTACATAGCTAGCATCCACGAAGAAGGACTGTCTGGTCGGAGGGGAACTTCCGGTCTTTTCAAGTTGCATTGCCATCAGGACGTACCAATGTAGAGCTTCACGATTTTGTTGCACCATGAATAGCTGTGTTTTGCTCTACGCTTCTCGATTGTATTATGAAGTGTTATCAAGGCACGTTTGAAGAGTGCTTTTGGGATTCTGGAAACGATCCTTGTCCCTGTTAACAAAGGGCCCTCGATCCGTCTGACATGGCGAGCATACTCGGCGTAGAACCCTGACGCCGGCAAGTCGGTGGCTGGAAAGCGTTGCACGACTAGTAGGACCCTGACTGCAGGTTCAACGATATCAATCAATACTCGGGTCCATCTCAACTTCGAGAATCAACTGGTAACACCGAGTAATTACCCCTTCTATGTGGTTTGGTCAGCATAACATGTGAACGAAATTTTAAGCTACTGTTTAGGGTGCCTGGGCATCCGCATAATGGACCAGAGCTTATTTCACAATGGCAATTTCCGATGACCTGAAGATCTTTAAAAACCGGATGTGAAAATTGCAAATACCGAGGTTTTCGCTTCTGATCCATATTCTATAGCTCCATGTGCCAGTGTCTCTTTGTCAGCTCCGTGTGGAAGGCCGAATGGATATCATTTGTTTGAATTTCAGCTGGATGTAATTTGAGACATCGTATTGGACCTGCGTACAGAGTAACTCTGTGTGATTGTCCCACCGTTCCCACCGAATGTTTCCCGGAAGGTCGAGGCTTGTGAGGTGGTGACGCTCTGAGTTTAACTTCTGCAAATTATGGCTGGCTCTTCCGATTTTTTTACTCTTAGGATTTTTGTACGTCCAAGAGATAAAATGAAACCTCTATAAGTGATGACCTGTCAAGGAGAATCGACCGTTCTGGAGTGTCATGTTCTAGGCCAAGCCGAACAGAGTTGATGGATGCATTAACAAGGGAGTTTTCGCATAGGATGAAGGAAGCAGCCACATGCATTCTGGGCTTGTGGTGGGTGTAGCTGTGTGGAAGGCCAGGGGCCAGTATAAGGTAGGGTCGAGTCAATTAGCAGCCCCAGTTGACCTGAACTTACGGATACATGGTGTCGTTCGCTTGCGCTTACGCCTTGGACGACGTAACCCCTTGTCACCATGCACTAGAGCCAGTTGCTAACTAATTAGAGGCTGGCGGCGGGTTCATTAACCTTTGAGCCCCTCCCCCCAGTCATGCATTCGATCTTGTGATTGATTTTCTCCCCCGAGTTATTGTCAACAACGTCGAAAGCCATTGTGGTCGTTGCGCGAAGAACCATCCATATAGGTAGGTGGCCGATGTGAGACCAATTTATCAGGCAAGGCCCAAATCACTCGTTTAGAGGCCTGTCCTAGTCAATTTGGTTTGGTGAGCTTGGATGACAGACGAGAGGAGCTCGAAACGATCAGGGCAACAGTTAATGCAGTACGAAGCAGCCAGTCTATGCTGTCTGTGTGTTGTCCTATATCGACAATATGAGGGCGCAAGCTATTGGACTGCTCTCAGTCGCAACGCTTGTTCCTTCTATTGTCGGTGTTGCTGTACCTCGAGGTAAGCCCGCGAATTGTCCCATGAGTTTAGATTATTGTGCATTTCCCttgaaagatgatgagatgaagaatcGTGGCTAAACATGACCCTGCCTATCAGCCCCATCCGAACCTAACCAGCCAAACCCTCGGCGCTTTCCACTGAATGAAACGGCCATCACGACTGCCCCAGACGGCAGTACCACTCGCTTGTCAACGGTAGCATCAACGCCAATTACACAAGTGGAAGAGGAATTGTCCTCTCTTCCTGACAAATCAACTTCTACAAAAATTTACttgtcaacagcagcagaaacAAGTTCTGTTGATTCTGTTCAGAAAGTGCCAATAACTTCACAGTTGGATCGTGTGGCCACTTCATCTCAAAGCACTCGATTTACTCTAGAAACTCATCTTCGATCTTTCTCGGAACCTTCAGCTTCACACCTCATCCAGACTTCTCCTAAATCTGCTGCTCTGGCAAATGGCGACCCGTCAGATCATGATAGAGATTCAAGCTCTGTAACAAATCAACCCGATGTCCAGGCTTCGGCTCAGAGGAGACCACACCAGGGATTTGCACATTCTTTTACGCAAGCCGCGCCCAACGGTACCAAACTGAAAACACAGACCTGCGGTCCTGGTTACAGGTCTCCCTGCGGATGGATTCCCTCAGTTACTTCGAAAGGAAATGGGACATACACACCTGGACCATGGACGTCTGGTACATTGACGCTGATAGCACCAACGTCAGTGTTACCGTGCACGACATTGCAGGATAGCGAACCTTTCACCGAGTATTCCATCGTGTATACATCAACGATAACATTCTCTGGAAACCGCAGTGATTACACGCCACCCTACCCTACTATCAGTACACCCAACATTTGCGACCCAGAGGCTCCAAGCCCATCATTCTCAAAGATTGATCCATCTCATGGCTCCGAGGAGTCTGGAGCATTCCCATTGCCAGGCTCTGAATTAACTAAGGAGCCCCCTCAAGCTTGCTTACCAGGGAAACCTTGTACTTCAGAAAAGCCCCCAGGTTGGTCGGTTCCAACAGCCGTTCCTGGAGTGCCAGGTTTAACTATGTCAAGCTCGAGAATGACTGTGACATTTATAACGACTGACAAGAACCCGGCGGTGGTATTCCCCACAGAGCCGCCGCCGCACTTCGACCGACCGACTGGTGTAGGAGGTCTTCCTATGAGTAACAAACAACTGCCGCGGCCCTCCAAAGCGCCAGGCTCAAATCACCCAAATTCTCCGGGGGGGCACGGAAAGTCGAGTCCTAAGTCGGGTCCTAAGTCGGGTCCTAAGTCGGGTCCACAACCTGACGTGAAGCCGCGACCTCCGGCAGAATCTGGACCGAGGCCAACGTCAGGACCGCAGCCAAAACTCGAGCCACAAGGGGGTCCACAGCCCCAATCACAGCCTGACACCGAACCTGGACCTCCTAGGAAGTTTCTTGTGACTGCCAGAGGCCAGGAAGTCATTGTCAATGACCGGACCTTTTCCAGTCTCAGAGCAGATCAAACAACAACAGTCACTGTCGATTATGGAACATTCACCATCCGCCCAACAGAAGTGGTTGGTGAAGGAGCAACAGTCAGGAAACCGCAGCCTGTCGGTACTGTGATTTCCGTTGTCAGCCCTACAAGTGCGACTATCGGAAAGATATCTGTTACTGTTTCGGGCACGGAAGCTATCGTGGGCGGCACGAGGCTCAAAATTCCTCTTATGGGCACGACCACAAGGCTAAAGGTTCCTGTCGTCGGATCAAATACTATTATGGAGGACCGACAAGTGTCCATTGCGCCTGGTGgagtggttgttgatgatgaaacaCTCACATACCATGGGGTTGGGGGCCCTCAGACAGACGTGATCATTGAAGGTGGTGAGATGGTCACTGCAATTGGAAAATCTGTGTTTGTCTTTCACTCTACGACCCTGATATATGGAACTGGCACCCCCGTGACAACGGAAACAATCGATGACGATACTATCACTGTTGGACCAAAAGgtattgttgttgatggaacAACTCTAGGCGGGTCTGACGCCGAGCTCACTAGCACCAAATATCGAATTGTTGGTGGAGCGACCATCACCAAAGTCAACCCCTCATACGCGATAATCGATGAATCAACCTTCACTGCCGGTCCTGGTGCCAAGAGCACAACAAAAGTGGCCGGTGGCGAAACCATCACGATCGGGCCCAGCGGTATCATCATTGGCACAATAACAATAAAGTACCCCTTCGGGGCTTCAACTGTAACCACCATCGAGGCGAAAGCAACAGCGTCTGACGAATTACCTGTTGCAACAGgaaccagcaacaacaatgcCAAGGAGGATGGAAAGAGGATGAAAGAGGATGACAGCGGTACAATTTTACAACGGCCAGGTTTGGCAACGGGAATGACTGGGTTATGCATAGCGTTCGGCGTTTGGATTCTGTTTTGAACCTGGCATTGGACATGACTCACCATATTAGGACCCCTCAGAAAACAGAGTGGCTTCTGGCTTTTGGTTTTGGCATAACAATAAGTAGCATTACATGAACGGTTTGGAACTTTGGATGAGAAACACGATATACGAGTATCTGGTCTGGAATCTATGAGAATTGACATTACATCGCCAAAGGTAGCATACATGCGAGTAATTACACATTGACCCCAAAACTCTCCGTTACTAGAACATCCAATCTAATGAGCATTATGGTTCATGAAACAGGACTAATTAGAATTCTTATTTCTATATAGAGAATCACAACATCTGAGATCACTATTATACGAAGCCAATATCTATCTGTAAACTCGACACAATTCACGACAAGCTTAGCGCCATTCCATAGGGATCAATCAAGCCACTACCTACATATGAATTACTAGAGTCCTGgctaattctttatatacgACCAGCACAGTGCcagttttaaataaagtccTCTCCATAAGTCGCAGTTTATCCGTCAAAACATATAGGATAACACAGGAAATCAGCAGTTTCAGGCTCAATCTTCACTCCTTTGTGGGTTAATCTGAGCGGCTAAAAGCTTAGATACGCTTTATCATGGACGATAACAAGCCAATCAAAGGCTGGCAGAAAACCGGATTTGGCAGAGGCAATTCAAACGACTCACTAATCAAGCTTAGGATGTCGAAGGAGAATAATCCAGGGCTGTTGCGGATGAAATTATCTTGTGATCTTTATTTGGCTTCGAGGATTGCAGAAGCTTGCTACCAGGTATGAAAACCCAATTCCGTAGGGTAGGTAAATATCGCATCTTCTTCAGTAGCCAACCCAGAACGGAATCATTGCCTCACCCACGCATGTACTAAAACGGCAATGCTGACTTACACACTGCTGAAGAGATTCCGGTACGTGTTGAAATTTCTGACCAGCGACTTAAGCCGCTGGAGGCGAACGTTTGTGGCTCCATGGCGAACACCTTGGTGACTCACAGTACCTTTATTCAAGTCAAGCTCACCAGGCAGGCAATGACAGTTTTACCAAGGGAGATGATATGACGAGAGGGGAAAAACGAAAACTAAGAAGATAATACACACGTTTCAGTAACCGGTTCTTATAACATCTTATTTGCACTTCATCGAACACGATGTCTTGTAGTGCTCGTCTATTGGCTCACCAGTGTGTATACCTAAATAGTGTCTCGCGCCGGCTTATCATCGGCAAAGTTCAAGATCGGAAACTCGACGTGCCGCGAGGCAAAAAGGGAAACTTCCTCTTGGAACGATCATCACCTCAACAACCAACGCCTCATCTTCGCGACGAATCAACTTAACAGCGCACAAACAAGCTACCCAACTGCTTCAATACCCTCGCCCCGGCATCTCAGACTGTGCAAGTATCTTGTGCACGGTCAGCATCCTTCTCCCCCGAGTCCCACGCCTTCAGCTATATGCAACAAGAGCCTCTCGAAAATACAGAACATTTGATCCACCGAGACAACCCTTGTAAAACCTCAATCTCCCAGCATGGCCCCCTTAACCATGACCCGCGTGGCTTTCTCCGAGTCTCTGGAAGAGACTCAAACGGCACTGAACCGGGCTCTGCACCGGCACTCCGCTATGCCTCTGGTCATGACGTCGATGCCGACCTACTCGATGAGGAGCTACGTCGACTGAGTTTGGGTCATCGCTCGACTCTTCGACCTTCAGCTCCTGGCCAGCGCATCTCCGAGTACGAAAATGCAATGACCCCACCTACTCCAAAGAAGGCACTGGgcttcaaagtcatcaagCGCTCCGAAACCCCCTCTGATGGTGTGCAGCTTGAAGACTTCCCAAACGGTGCGTCATGCCATTGAACCTGATAACTTCCTACAGTATCCTAACTCGAGCTCACTTCAGAGATCTTGACACATATCCTTTCGCATCTTCACTCCGACTCGCACGCCACAATCGCTCTCGTCTCCAAACGCTTTTATGCGCTCATCACCAGTTCCCATGCTTGGCGCATGGCCTTCCTACGATTCTTCCCAGGCCATGAAGctctcgagatcaagaaaaATGTGGACATGTGGGCTCACAGCTCGCACGACCTGATACAGTCTGAATCTCGTTATTTCACTCGTCTTACCCCCATGGCGTCATGGAGAAAGGAATACCTTCTGCGCACCCGCTTGATTAGAAGTCTGGCGCGCGGCAAACCAGGCGCACCCTTTGCCTCTGGGGGTATCGGTGCATCTGTTCGTACCGGGAAGAAAACTAGTGCTGTGTTGACGTATAATTCCAAGCTACCATGGGCTGTTACAAATATTCACGCTGTCTTCACAAACGGAAAGAAACCACCGAAAGCTATCCACGGAGCTGCCGATCTGGGAGTAGCTTCAGTCAGTGATCCTACCAACGGAAGGGTTGAGAAATGGGGATTCGTTGATCCTTTCAGCTCAATGCAACTTGATGAGGTGTTCCCCAACCTTGTTCCCTTTGGCTTGGGGGAGGGTCCTACAGCAACTCCTAATGTCCTTGATGTAAGCCAGCCATATGGCGTCCTTGCAGGTGAAGGATTTCCGGGCGGTCGTCCCTACTACCGTCCTGTTAATGAGAACCGTGGACGATATCTTGGTGCGGACTCTGGCGTCGTCGACACCTACCCTGATATCCCTAAGATACCCGAAATGTCCGAAGCAATATGCAGTGTATGGTTGGCCAAATCGTCGAATGTGCCAACAAATACCCAGTCAATGATTGGGATGCTGACTGGCTCTACCCTTGGTGTCGTCACTTCATACACCCTGGGAACCGACTCTGGACCGCAGCGATACCAACCTGGAGAAGTTACTGCGCGTTGGGTGCTTAGTCCTGGCGTTCCAATTATCTCTCTCAAGGTTGACGACAACTATAGCCAGAAGCGCAAGTCTTCAGCCAGGGTATGGATAGTGGCGCTCAATGCTCTGGGCGAAGTATTCTATCTGACTGAAACACCCACTGCACAAAACGCAACCAAGAGCGAAGATATTACAAAAAACGCTTGGTTCGCTGGGCGTTCGGTTTACTGGCATCTATTGGACTCCACTCGACGCGTTGCTCGACCAGATGATTCAGACAAGAACGCCATCAAAGGGGCTTACTCACCCCGGTCGCCTTCCAATTCTATGAGCCTAAGTAAGAGTCAGTTGGCTGCTGAGGCACGAGAAATTGAAAAGTTCTTGCGCCAAAAGCCCGCACATTTCCGAAGGGTTTGCGAAGGATGGGATATGCAGCGCAAGCTGGAGGTCGATTTTGCCAATGATGACGGCCATGGTGCTGGTGAAAACATATTTGTCATCGACTGTGGACTAGCCGAAAACCGCCCTGCACATATCCAGCGATACACTCGATCTGTAGTTCCTCAAGATGCACAATCGTCATCAGCCGTGCTGGCTCCCATGCCTCCTGATGTCTCCGTTAGTGTCCAGCCGTCACTATTCGGGACTACTGCGGCAGAGGTATCACAGGGACCCGATGGGAAGATATGCCAATCCGTCACATCTACTTCAATGTCATCACTGGATGTCATGTCCCATCTGCATGAGTGGGAGAGTTGCTCCTTCAGGCTGAAGGGTCAAAGTCAT contains:
- a CDS encoding hypothetical protein (EggNog:ENOG41), coding for MQQEPLENTEHLIHRDNPCKTSISQHGPLNHDPRGFLRVSGRDSNGTEPGSAPALRYASGHDVDADLLDEELRRLSLGHRSTLRPSAPGQRISEYENAMTPPTPKKALGFKVIKRSETPSDGVQLEDFPNEILTHILSHLHSDSHATIALVSKRFYALITSSHAWRMAFLRFFPGHEALEIKKNVDMWAHSSHDLIQSESRYFTRLTPMASWRKEYLLRTRLIRSLARGKPGAPFASGGIGASVRTGKKTSAVLTYNSKLPWAVTNIHAVFTNGKKPPKAIHGAADLGVASVSDPTNGRVEKWGFVDPFSSMQLDEVFPNLVPFGLGEGPTATPNVLDVSQPYGVLAGEGFPGGRPYYRPVNENRGRYLGADSGVVDTYPDIPKIPEMSEAICSVWLAKSSNVPTNTQSMIGMLTGSTLGVVTSYTLGTDSGPQRYQPGEVTARWVLSPGVPIISLKVDDNYSQKRKSSARVWIVALNALGEVFYLTETPTAQNATKSEDITKNAWFAGRSVYWHLLDSTRRVARPDDSDKNAIKGAYSPRSPSNSMSLSKSQLAAEAREIEKFLRQKPAHFRRVCEGWDMQRKLEVDFANDDGHGAGENIFVIDCGLAENRPAHIQRYTRSVVPQDAQSSSAVLAPMPPDVSVSVQPSLFGTTAAEVSQGPDGKICQSVTSTSMSSLDVMSHLHEWESCSFRLKGQSHAVITSASMDQSSTSVLTLNEDPLHSAEEEIPGRRSRLLAVGTDDGAVLVWNAREDAKATGISPVRQIQTDSPEVSCVALSAMYVVHGGSDGLVQAWDPLASTLDPVRTLNARSNGRVPRHMVTMNPTLDESTYSAVGAICLDPDPTVLRGVVSFGAFLRYWAYSSASHASGRKRRLRHSDVHGRLPSRRQGCAVIDFIAAEEAEIKRENEQKAREQNRLRNRFGVGALGDLTEEEALRYAQMVSEEAFLFEEQRRTSDSAADASLDTASTFSETTTVDTVTPDPSVSDMVTPPSASTDKVELVPVEDDYEQQIQQAIRLSLMEGINDNPPSPHAASSGDYEFSLTYKPKSGRKNKPSGTVSPGSSKVGSSNNIESRDYDLELALKLSMQEQGLSTFDSSSDVQRDEFPALETEGVGKGKGVQRW
- the TAH18 gene encoding NAPDH-dependent diflavin reductase (EggNog:ENOG41~BUSCO:EOG09261QR5), which codes for MAAHDRSVLVLYGSETGNAQDMAEELGRICQRLHFESRVEELDAVDLNTLLQPNFVLFVISTTGQGDMPHNSLVFWKRLLRKKLPPGCLASVNYTTFGLGDSTYVKFNWAARKLNRRLDQLGATTFFDPFEADEQFPDGIDGSFVRWGERLYNHLLEHHPPPTGLEPIPDEVILPAKWSLKSPLTGNSIRNGHVSPITSNLPPSSPLPIPNGWKATLVGNDRLTPEKHWQDVRLISFDIPRRDGDKLCCVPGDCLTIYPKNFPQDVQKLITLMGWEEVADKSLDLSLCESLPTNLHIDPKCTLRELLLNNIDFTAIPRRSFLKNMSYFSTNPDHKERLLEFTMTEYLDEYFDYATRSRRSILEVLEEFTSVKLPAERLFDIFPIIRGRDFSIANGGEHQNHPTDKDKTRVELLVALVKYKTVLRKPREGLCSRYLDNIPLDSILTVTRKPVLSPIHGLQNARRPLVAIATGTGLAPIRALIHERLTHPSPGPMYLFFGNRNREADYFFQQELDAAVREGHLNVFLAFSRDQRNKIYVQDRLREEAKRIEEAILDNGIFCVCGGSTKMADAAKKAVFGPFSEGVNDTEERKKILAALTWWQEIW
- a CDS encoding hypothetical protein (EggNog:ENOG41) translates to MDVWYIDADSTNDSEPFTEYSIVYTSTITFSGNRSDYTPPYPTISTPNICDPEAPSPSFSKIDPSHGSEESGAFPLPGSELTKEPPQACLPGKPCTSEKPPGWSVPTAVPGVPGLTMSSSRMTVTFITTDKNPAVVFPTEPPPHFDRPTGVGGLPMSNKQLPRPSKAPGSNHPNSPGGHGKSSPKSGPKSGPKSGPQPDVKPRPPAESGPRPTSGPQPKLEPQGGPQPQSQPDTEPGPPRKFLVTARGQEVIVNDRTFSSLRADQTTTVTVDYGTFTIRPTEVVGEGATVRKPQPVGTVISVVSPTSATIGKISVTVSGTEAIVGGTRLKIPLMGTTTRLKVPVVGSNTIMEDRQVSIAPGGVVVDDETLTYHGVGGPQTDVIIEGGEMVTAIGKSVFVFHSTTLIYGTGTPVTTETIDDDTITVGPKGIVVDGTTLGGSDAELTSTKYRIVGGATITKVNPSYAIIDESTFTAGPGAKSTTKVAGGETITIGPSGIIIGTITIKYPFGASTVTTIEAKATASDELPVATGTSNNNAKEDGKRMKEDDSGTILQRPGLATGMTGLCIAFGVWILF